The Microbulbifer sp. YPW1 genome contains a region encoding:
- a CDS encoding HNH endonuclease family protein, whose protein sequence is MLRSQASSRFGIYFVFAFLFLGTPISPSLAVADEKYRRGEWLPRWSDADGDCQDTRHELLIRYSLAPIAYTGAGNCKVATGLWMDPYTGSFFELASDLDVEHIVPLKWAHERGGAHWPREKKRAFAEDPDNLWLVDDGRNQSKGHRGPDQWMPPYGPVRRHYIQRFLAVVEKYGLESTEEEGRIFLALLENRHG, encoded by the coding sequence GTGCTGCGTTCTCAAGCTTCCTCCCGTTTCGGTATTTATTTTGTATTTGCTTTCCTGTTTCTGGGTACTCCGATTTCCCCATCGCTCGCCGTTGCGGATGAAAAGTATCGTCGCGGTGAATGGTTGCCCCGATGGTCCGATGCCGATGGTGACTGCCAGGATACCCGCCATGAACTACTGATCCGCTACTCCCTGGCCCCGATTGCCTACACCGGTGCCGGCAACTGTAAAGTCGCCACGGGCCTGTGGATGGACCCTTATACGGGCAGTTTTTTTGAGCTGGCTTCAGACCTGGATGTGGAGCATATCGTACCGCTGAAGTGGGCCCACGAACGCGGTGGCGCGCACTGGCCTCGCGAGAAAAAGCGCGCATTCGCGGAAGACCCGGACAACCTCTGGCTGGTGGACGATGGCCGCAACCAGAGCAAGGGGCACCGTGGGCCAGACCAGTGGATGCCCCCATACGGCCCGGTGCGCCGTCACTATATCCAGCGCTTCTTGGCGGTGGTGGAGAAATACGGTCTGGAGTCCACCGAGGAAGAGGGGCGGATTTTTCTCGCTCTGCTCGAAAACCGTCACGGTTGA
- a CDS encoding S8 family serine peptidase, whose translation MLLRCIRNFVAVSAAVFCFSAGAIAESWVLVVHGNKIHQNTLDDIAAAGGKITHTVPEIGVLLVEGNSAFGKTVNTLSGVKHAGVNASFQFFDPVVAEGITLDAAANPPVSGDDDFYFDLQWGHAAVNAVKAWNAGNTGSGVRVAIIDGGYDLDHPDLAPNIDYNASMDFTGEGLAYTLPDTFSHGTHVAGTVAAANNGFGTIGVAPDATLILLKALGDEGSGSFGAVAAAIVHAANQDADVINMSLGAAFPASEPGAAALRTMMSRATNYAYQAGATIITSAGNDSVDGDKDGNNLTLPADSPHTISISATGPQGWAAGNGNLDYLAIYSNYGQSLIDFAAPGGDYTYYLSNNDVCTVGPITNLCGVFDFVFSTGNGGWYWSVGTSMASPHAAGVAALIIGANGGDMHPAQVEAALAQGSLDLGKPGNDDVFGAGLVQSPK comes from the coding sequence ATGCTTCTACGCTGTATTCGTAACTTCGTCGCGGTCAGCGCCGCAGTATTCTGTTTTTCTGCCGGCGCCATCGCCGAGTCCTGGGTACTGGTGGTACATGGCAATAAAATTCACCAGAACACACTGGATGATATTGCTGCTGCAGGGGGGAAAATTACCCACACCGTGCCCGAAATCGGCGTATTGCTGGTCGAGGGCAATAGCGCGTTCGGCAAGACCGTCAACACCCTTTCCGGAGTCAAACACGCAGGCGTTAACGCCTCTTTCCAGTTCTTCGACCCCGTTGTCGCTGAGGGCATAACGCTCGATGCGGCAGCGAACCCACCAGTGAGTGGCGACGACGATTTCTACTTCGACCTCCAGTGGGGGCATGCAGCCGTAAACGCAGTGAAAGCCTGGAATGCGGGAAATACCGGTTCCGGAGTGCGCGTAGCCATTATCGACGGTGGCTATGACCTGGATCATCCGGATCTGGCACCCAACATCGACTACAACGCCAGTATGGATTTTACCGGTGAAGGGCTGGCATACACCCTGCCGGACACGTTCAGCCACGGCACCCATGTTGCCGGTACAGTTGCGGCGGCCAATAACGGCTTTGGCACAATCGGTGTGGCTCCGGATGCTACCCTGATCTTGCTGAAAGCACTTGGCGACGAAGGCTCAGGCTCATTTGGTGCTGTGGCTGCAGCCATTGTGCACGCGGCCAACCAGGATGCCGATGTCATCAACATGAGCCTTGGGGCCGCCTTCCCCGCGAGCGAGCCCGGCGCGGCGGCACTGCGCACTATGATGTCCCGGGCGACCAACTACGCCTATCAGGCGGGGGCAACCATCATCACTTCTGCCGGCAACGATTCGGTCGATGGTGATAAAGATGGCAATAACCTCACCCTGCCGGCGGACTCACCCCATACCATTTCCATTTCAGCGACAGGCCCACAGGGCTGGGCTGCAGGTAACGGTAACCTCGACTACCTCGCGATCTACTCCAACTATGGGCAGTCCCTGATCGACTTTGCGGCACCGGGCGGCGACTACACCTACTACCTGAGTAACAATGATGTATGCACCGTTGGCCCGATCACCAACCTGTGCGGTGTATTCGACTTTGTGTTCAGCACCGGTAACGGAGGCTGGTACTGGTCTGTCGGTACCAGCATGGCATCGCCACACGCGGCGGGTGTTGCGGCGCTGATCATCGGTGCGAATGGTGGTGACATGCATCCCGCCCAGGTGGAGGCGGCCTTAGCACAGGGATCTCTGGATCTTGGCAAACCAGGCAACGACGACGTGTTTGGAGCGGGCCTGGTTCAATCTCCCAAATAG
- the pgsA gene encoding CDP-diacylglycerol--glycerol-3-phosphate 3-phosphatidyltransferase, with the protein MTLANQLTLLRVALIPVFVLVFYLPYKWSYIASALIFSIAAATDWLDGYIARKLDQSTPFGAFLDPVADKLMVATALVLLVDLHDYRLFTIAAAIIIGREIAVSALREWMAELGLRSSVAVSYIGKIKTTAQMAAIIVLLAFDVQEFPVMETIGYILLYVAAALTLWTMVIYLRAAWPALTADPAEESGD; encoded by the coding sequence ATGACTCTCGCTAACCAATTGACCCTGTTGCGCGTTGCGCTGATTCCTGTATTTGTGCTGGTATTTTACCTTCCCTACAAGTGGAGCTATATCGCCTCAGCCCTTATTTTCTCTATTGCAGCCGCCACCGACTGGCTGGATGGCTATATTGCCCGCAAGCTCGATCAGAGTACGCCATTCGGCGCCTTCCTGGATCCCGTAGCGGACAAGCTGATGGTGGCAACGGCGCTTGTGCTGCTGGTTGACCTGCACGATTACCGCCTGTTTACGATTGCTGCGGCGATTATTATCGGTCGTGAGATTGCGGTATCTGCGCTGCGAGAGTGGATGGCAGAACTGGGCTTGCGCAGCAGCGTGGCGGTCAGCTATATCGGCAAGATCAAAACTACCGCCCAGATGGCGGCGATCATTGTATTGCTGGCGTTCGACGTCCAGGAGTTTCCAGTAATGGAGACGATTGGCTATATCCTGTTGTATGTGGCGGCGGCACTGACACTCTGGACCATGGTCATTTATCTTCGCGCCGCCTGGCCGGCGCTGACTGCTGACCCCGCCGAGGAGTCCGGTGACTGA